Within Limanda limanda chromosome 17, fLimLim1.1, whole genome shotgun sequence, the genomic segment AATTCAAGTCAAAGCTTTGAGGATGGACTCGGAGCAGGAAGGTGCAGTACCTGTCCGTGGTGGTAGGGGGCCATGGCCTGGATCACCTGACCGTACTGCAGGTAGGACAGCGGGTACGGAGACGCCACCAGGGGGGGGCCGGCTGCCGAGGCCGCCGCCGACATCAGGGAGGAGGCGGCGGAGGCGTGGTGGTCCGGACGGGGGGGGCCCACCAGCGGAGCTGAAACCGTTCCACCAGGACCGTTAGAAGCAGGTGGACACCATGAGGCTCCGGGAGTTTAATGTATTAATGCAACatattaaataatgatttattaCTGATGGTGATTCTGTTTTGATTCCAGATTCAGTGAATTAGTCtttaaaactgtgtgtgtgtgtgtgtgtgtgttggtgtgtgagtgtgtgttggtgtgtgagtgtgtgttggtgtgtgagtgtgtgttggtgtgtgtgtgcgtgtgtgtgtgtgtgtgtgtgtgtgtgtgattgagtgagtgagtgagtgagtgagtgagtgagtgagtgagttagtgagtgagtgtgtgtgtgtgtgtgagtgtgtgtgtaactgtgtgtgtgtgtgtgtatatgcttgtgtgtgtatatgcttgtgtgtgtgtgtgagtgtgtgtgagtgtgtgtgactgtgtgtgtgtgtgactgtgtgtgtgtgtgtatgtgagtgagtgagtgtgtgtgtgagagtgtgtgtgagtgtgactgtgtgtgtgtatgtatgtgagtgagtgagtgagtgtgtgtgtgggtgtgtgtgtgtgtgtgtgtgtacctttggGTCTGGGGTACTTCCCCTGGTTCACAGCTGACATGGTGTACTGATACATCGGGGGAGGAGcctgaggaaacaggaagaggtgTCTCAGGTGCGATGTCTCTCAGGACAGACGTTACTAACGAGTGTCTCACAGAGCTGAAGTGATGCCCACCTGGAGGGAGTGGCCTTGGATGGTGATGGGGGACATGTAGGACAGGTAGTGCCCGGGGGGGCTGCTGTAGAGGGCGCACCCCCCCTGTGGTCCCGGGGAAGGCAGCAGCACCGAGGGGCTGGGGGGCGTCGGCCGAGGAGTGGGCGTCGTCGCAGGTTTCTGTCGCAAAAATCAAATCTGTTTGTTTCAAACTGTGGAAACGACTGAAACGTTTGATTCTGTCACAAACAAGTGAACTTCGTGAGTTAGTTTCTAACCGTCGCTGAGTTTCCTTTGATCGGGAGAAACTCTTTCGCGTTCGGGTTCAGTGTCGAGTTTTTCACTTGTctgcaagaaaaacaacattcagCTACAAACAGATCAatgaaagaaattaaatatatctcatGATTCAGCTGTAGAGTTCCTTGGCTGAACCTACAAGTGCCGTTATAAAcctttggccactagggggcgacgTGTGGTTACTCACACTGCAGCCGTCTCTGCTGGTTCACTGCTGTCCTCAGCGCTGCGGGGGGGCGGCAGGGCCCCCCCGACCTGCGGCCCCTCGGGCCCCGAGGCCTGGGGGCCGGGCAGAAGGTTCAGAGCAGCGGTGTTGGGGGGGGCTGCCtctgtggtggggggggcgacAGGCTTCGGTGGAGCcggggaggatgaagaggaagaggaggaggagggtgaggaggaggaggagggggaggaggaaggggggggcggggctgaGCAGGAGAAGCTCGGCTGCAGCTGAGACACAAGAGAACAAACACAAGATGAAGAACCGCCCACAGGGACACgccctcgaccaatcaggagccagcgTCAGATGTTAAACCCTCAgaaccatagatatcatatataaagactagatgtctcgtctgcgttgccggccaacggagacgaacgtccgcacatggcggccatcttgctagggggcagctcgctcaccgataacattgtgttggtaaataaccataacttgctcaattttcaaccgatttttaaacggtttggtttgttataaacgtcagagatgtagatatgacactgcatacttatgaataattatgttattttctaaaaaaatgaataatttatgcagtgtcataactacatctctgacgtttataacaaaccagatcgtttaaaaatctgttgaaaattgagcaagttatggttatttaccaacacaatgttatgggtgagcgagctgccccctagcaagatggccgccatgtgcagaCGTcaggctccgtcgaacgagacatctagcctttatataaaaaaatccatgcacagcaccccccccccctcttaccCGGAACTCCTTCCCGAACTTGCGCAGCTCGTCCAGCTGAGACCTCTGCTGAACCGTGTGagctgtgaggaagaggaagaggaggaagaggaggaagaggaggaagaggaggaagaggaggaagaggaggaggaggaggaagaggaggaagaggaggaagagaaggaagaggaggaagaggaggaggaggagaaagaggaggaagaggaggaagaggaggaagaggagggagaggaggaagaggaagaagagaaggaagaggaggaagaggagttctgAAACATGCGTCTCTTTCATTTGACAGAACTTCAGATGTTTCTCTCGTGACGGTTTTACCTTTGctgctcttcacttcctgtggcgcCGACAGACTCTCCGCTCGCTCTTTAGCGGCGAGGATCTCGTTCACTATGGACGACAGAGAAGAATCTGCATTTACTGAACGTCGCCATGGAAACCGTCAATCAAAACATTTCCATCGTTTAATAAAGTACAAACAGTCAATGTGAATGATTGTTTctttacaaactgaaataacaaCGTGAACGTCTCACCATCTACGGGGAAGAGAGGGGTGGGGTCGGAGGGCTTGGTGgcgggggagggggaggagtccaGGTAGGCGGGGACAGTCAGGGGGAGGTCCTGGGGAGGAGCCTCTGGTTTTGGAGGACGAGTCACttggaaacaagagagagagcaggaagtgatgtcatcatgtgaccaaacacacagaagaacagcCTGACACATGaggaatggtgtgtgtgtgtgtgtgtgcatgtgtgtgtgtatgcgtgtgtctgtgtgtgtgtatgtgtgtgtgtgtgtgtgtatgtgtgtgtgtgtgcatgtgtgtgtgtgtctgtgtgtacctgCAGGAGAGGACTGGCAGTTCAGCGGTCGCAGGTTCCTCTGAAGTCTCTGGGATTTTGGGGAAGTTCTCAACGCAACTGAAGAAGAGAGACGAGCCGTCaggacagatacacacacacacacacacacacaagtacacaggcagacacacactcacacacacacaccatacctCCATTGACAGAGGAGCGGCTGGTGTGGGCCAGCGCCTgcgggtgagagagggagtgagggaggatgTGATTGGTGCAGGGCGGGCTGCCGGCTGCAGGTGGGCTGCTCTGCgaggggtgagaggaggaggggccgGGTGGGGGGTGCCTGGAGGAGCTCGGTGCTGCCGATTGGCCGGAGCCTCCGGGCCGCACGCCGCCGGCGGACGGGCCGCTGTCTCTGGCCCTGGGAACGTATTTACCATCCCTGGACacaagatggaggagaggaatcCTTCAGCTGATTGGATGCAGTTCAGTTCTCAGCTCCtcgtcgccctctgctggtgaagCTCTTACCTGACGCTGGAGGAGAACCCCTCTCTCGcccgctcctccctctctcgaaCCACCGAGCTGtacttctcctcctcgctccgCCCCTCGTCGTTCTCTAGAGAAACGCGCTGGCGGTACTGCACGCCGCCCTCGATCTCGCTCGCCAGCCGGGACGCTCGCGCCTCCCGCTGCCGGTAGACCTCAGAGCTCCCCCTCTCCAGAGGCATGCTGGGAAGGGTCAGCACAGGCAGGGCGTCAGGTTGGGACTCATTTCACTTACACATTAAGTTTCATTTAATCTTGATCCTAAATCAGCAGATTCCctttaattactttatttctttCAACCTAAACTTAAAGTCCCAGTGAACCGACATGACAGCAGCTGTGGTTTCTGTCCAACAGAGGAACTGGAAGAACAGGAGAGTCGGGGGGGAAAGGTCATTGAACATCGGGGGGGTGTTACTCACGTGTACATGGAGAGGCTGGAGTCGTACGTGGACTTGATGCCGTACGCCTCCTCGTTGAGTCTGAACATCTCGCTGGCGTCCCAGCCGTTGGACTGACGAGAAAAAcgtgaacacacaaacagcaaagtTTGCACTTTAAGTGTCATTTGTGGGTTCAGACAAACTTAACTTATTTTGTAATGTATGCGACCTGTgtatgtttgcgtgtgtgtgtgtttgtttgttagtgtttgtgtatttcctcACGTTGTCCGACTCCAGCTCGAAGTTTTCTCCATTCCCTCCTCCGTCCCACCTCTGCAGAACCTTCTCCCTGTGGTCCCCGTTCACCCGCGACGAGCTGATGGACGAGTCAGTGAATGTgtctgtacacaaacacacagaataaaatcaacacacacagacacacattaaatCAACACTATCTACACCGGTATACAGCCATTCTCCTATCTACAAGACAAATTCCTTTTACCCCAAAGTGATATGTTCCGGTATTTTTCAGATAAGAAATTACATTACAAACCATACAGATTGTAATATAATCAAAAATGCTCCAACGAACATggaaatatactttatttatataacttaACATCACTTACCCAGTAAAAAGCATGTTTCCCATATATACAGAAATCTGTTACTGGATACATCAGACAAcgctttttatattaaaaacaaatgggagctggagttaaatattataattgagGATGAGGAGTGGGAAACAATGTGCATTGGATGTCATAAAGATGTCATACGTAATTTaccggagcaaacagcggagaagttcttgaggatggatgacattaacttaataattgaagtggagaagtacagtgagctgtatgatcctcatacgagacaaaaatacaatcgttgggacgctgttgcagttaatgttggagcaacaagtaaatatatgcttgaaaaaaattattaaatgatgtttttactgtaggctgataacagcaaaagtatgtgatattattagcgcggtggcgtccggtgtgaacccggcgtcaGAGACAGAGTGAGTCACCGTGTGgcgctgcagggggcgctgttgctcagtaacagTTACACTCTGCTCTCGTGTGTTGACAGTAAACATCGTGTGTTATCTTCAGGTTTAACGTGAGTTCCAGTTTTTCTCTTTCGACGCCGACACAAAGCGTTTGGTCCCTCTGggtctgtttacctctgacAGCAAAGTTCAGATCCACGTCTCTGCAGGTCATGGTCACCAGGTCGCTCGGGCTGAAGATCATCGTGTCGGTGATCTCCTCGATTTTGGGTGCAGAGGACggagctcctccccctcctccctcctcccctccccctcctccatctccgTCGCTGCACTTGTGCACGGCGTCCACAGCCAGCTCGCACTATGGGAGGAGGAGCACACACAgatgagatagatagatagatagatagatagatagatagatagatagatagatagatagatagatagatagatagatagatagatagatagatagatagatagatagatagatagatagatagatagatagatagatagatagatagatagatagatagatagatagatagatagattactttattcatccccgaagggaaattaagtcgtcatagcaaccggtatatttgaatacaataaaatacaatacaatagaataaaataaaaaatattgaggtagaaagaataaaaacagaaacacaagataaataggtagataaggttcagtggcaagatgatggtaatagtactgatgatgtgatggtaatgttattgttagacagtatataaaaatagtacaatatatatagtatataatataacataatatatatttatatatgatagtaattataccaatataatagcagtatatagtaataatggcagcaacagtaaatataatagtaatagtaatataatgataataattataacatgtacacatgtataaatatgtgtatatagacttatgaaTACAAAGactatacagagagtatgatacaatatatgatatatagtagaggtatgaatataagtatttgactatacaatataggtaatataatatactatgagtgtaagaatatgtagacggagtgagcaaaagacaatattattgtataaaatgatatataatatcaatatggtttatatgaacacatatcacatatgatgtgaagtaagtgtatatggagccgagtgttgtacagggtccacagtgcaaggagacaggtttagtgcagttctatgatggaggctctgacagagggggaggagttgtcAGAGGGAAGCGACCACGTGAGGAGGTGCGGTGggtgtgtttacctgtgagCTCAACGTCTTGAAGATTCCCTCGTACACGGCGCCGTTCTTCACCCGCACGTCGCAGGTGGAGCCCTGTGACCAGCAGGAGGCAAGCGTGAGAACTCAACATCAACCTGCCTGACGGCGAgcgagttggggggggggggctactcACCACGACGGCCGTGAGGAAGTGAAGCATGCGGGCGTTGTTGTAAACACCTTCAAACACCTGGAGACAGAAGACGCACACGTCCCAAATCATCATTTATGTTATTGTCGATTTAAAGATCTGGTGTTGATGAGTGGGATTAGATGCAGCTCGGTTGGATTTGAGAGACTCTACTGATGTTCTAATGAAGATCTGCTTCTCATTATTCtccttgacaacaacaacaacaacaaaacaagccCTGTCATGTGATCAGCTGCTCAGAGGCTCTACTCACCAGGCTGCTGCTGACGGGAGGAGACTGAGTCTGTGCCGGTGGTTTCATCGTGTTTCtcgtcctgcaggaggtgaacaCATGATGAtactaattataataataatgattataatgatATCTATATTTACCCAGCTCTTCTTACATAGTTACAAAGTGCTCCACAACAGATTAATAACAAAAACCCTCAACATGTGACAGACGACTCGTTTCTACAACTGTCCCAGAAAGCAGGTGCAATAGTTTCTATTATATCTATATCTAACATCGGTGCTAATGTTCCTCATTGATAAAAACCCGTTTAGGAACAAAACGATCCAGCGGTGAAAGCAGGCTTCATGCACACAGACAGgtctccagcagggggcgcagtttctctgtttgtgtcacTGGAGCCAAGAACAACATTtcagtttagtttaatttaactGGAGACAATCTCTGAGACTTCCGGGTTCGAACATTCACAACGAGCCCGTGAACAGCTGCTGAGCTCAGTGATGTCAGCTGAAGCTACAAGCTACAAGCTAAAGCTTCTCAGAGAACAATAACAACCAGGCTGACACTgactgagctaacaggctaacggcTAACAGGAcagtctcctctctgtgtctgtgtgtgtgtctgtctgtgtgtgtgtgtgtgtctgtgtgtctgtctgtgtgtctgtctgtgtgtgtgtgtctgtgtgggtctgtctctgtctgtctgtgtccctgtctgtctctgcggCTTCTGTCCAACACTCCCTCAGAGGATGAGCACTAGCAGCTAGCTAGcggagctaacgttagctcagACGAACGCAGCGCCCCGCTGGTCCGCACGGTGACGTCACAAGGCGGGGACAGGTGGGCTCGTACTGTTTGCTCATGGGCATCCCGGTGGTTCCGTTGATCCGGTGAATCCCGTTAATCCGGTGAAGCGGCCCGGGAGAGGTTCGAGGCCGAAGCAGACGAGCCGTCCGCtgcaccacaacaacaaaacacggCGCCGGGTGCGTTCGATCCGAGCCAGCGCTGCTGCCGCCGGGGCGCGGGGCGGCTCCACTCCTCACTCCACCCACAGAAAACCATCAAGTCATCAAATCAGATGTTTCATCATTTTCACCGTTAGAGGCTTCACGGGCGATGACGTCATAATTTACCGTGATGCACCTCGCCAGGAAGACATAAATGTTTTCAATAACAGCAGTGACGTCACCGGGCTGAGCCGGTGAACATAACAAGCACACTAAACCTCAAACCCCGCCCACCGATCTTATGTACACTCTGATTGGACGAGATACAAGTCACTCACTTCGCACCTTCTCTGTCATTGGCTGATAAAACGTCACCTTTTTAGCTTCATTTGCTTATATTTAATACAATTATTACTTCTGCTTTCTGCTCATCCTCTgagatgtatttaaatatatttagtatattttgagaaagtgtattttttgtaattatttttttcttaataaatgtcaaattaaatcaaatacattaaaattatttatatttcaaaaatatcaaaattaaTTTTACTCAATTAAAATGCTTATATTTCAACAAGAAACAAACTTTCTTTTCCCtatttttaaaaattacatTTCGCAATAATTCgcattttcacttttctttattAAATTCAAATATAAGTTATCAATATCATATTGGCACTAAATACTTTTTGATGAAATAATGTACTTTACAGAGAAAAACGAGCTGAGGATTGACAGCTCAGACGTCTCCTGATTATTCAAgtgtgtgggcgggaccttgatgCCACGCCTCCACTGCCGCTCACTCTAAGTCTAAATGACGTcatcagcacaagatggcagcgcttGTATCAGATATATTTTGGCTTCCTTCAGAAAGTGGGAGGAGACGAGTCGTCCATGTTTATTGACCCGAgcgtgttcctaataaactgatcACTGTGAGCAGAACATctggaagaaaagaacaaaggACACAAACCAGCTGCTGTTTcactatatttatattatatcattatcATTAAATTCAATGTAGTACCTGAAACTAACCACACGGGGTGGACAGACAAACACCGGCCACCCTGAACAGACGGTCCcagcaaagagagaaagagacagagaaaggcaCAAAGAGTTTTAAACTGAGAAGAGGACAGAACGTGATGAACAAtcgggggtgggtgggggggggcaaagaAAAGTTGGGTAGAAAcgactggagggggggggggggtcatgggCGGAGCCATGAACTGAACAATGAATGAAGACGGAGCGAAATGCAGACGACGAGACGACAGACACAGAAAGGCACAAgtagaaaaagtattttcattgACATGTTCTAAttgtatattttcttttgaaCCCTtgatgaacagaggaggaggcggaggagaagaCAGCATGAAAAAAAAGAGTGCGGGATACTGTCACCTTGACAACAAGGCATTTTAGCAAAtcttatacatatatatttatatttatatattttttccttctttttatcccaaaaataaaaaatacaaaaaggcaCAAAGACGTTTCATTTGAATTACAAGATGGAGTCGGAACAAGTGTTACATGGAGTAAGCATACAAGATAAAAAAGGtgtcataaaaacaaataaaattaatactactactattattatttccatcaatattattgttattggtATCATCaacagtttctctctgagaGAAAAGCCCTCCCTCTGTTCAGcgtggtgagagagagagcgatgctGAGGTAACGTTTCCTGTCTGCTCTGGTTCATGTGTCACTGGAACCGACAACACGGTCGCACACTTCAGGCGTCGCGGCAACAAATCCATCAAACCTTCACTGTAACGCACCTGCAGTTTGAAAACTAAAAAGCAGAAATATTACACATGAATCCTCCTACATTCTTCTTCCTATGAAATACACAAGAAAACAGAACGGCTGCGGCCTAGGATTGTTTTTAGTTGTGATTGAATTTTGTTAATAAAccgtttttcttcttttaaacaaatgcaacaaaaaaagccacaaattctcacatttgagaagctgcatCGAATAAATGTTCGACTCAAACTCAATGATTAGCTTTCAGACGTTTGACAAACCAATTCCTCAACAATCCTCATCTCCGCAGATGTTTCTCTATCATGTGCCGTTATTAATGATAAACATGGAGAATTAGGTTTTTACTTAAAACTGATAATTACCAATTTCTAGTAAGTTTGACAATAATGCATTTATTGtcaaataataattttctaAATCTGTCTCTTCCTGTAAATCACTGTTCGATGACTCATGAAGccttgtgttgtgtagtgttttattcatttgaagtTGGCTGTAACGTTGTGAGGACGTTTgtagtgtttcctgtttg encodes:
- the atxn2l gene encoding ataxin-2-like protein; amino-acid sequence: MPMSKQTRNTMKPPAQTQSPPVSSSLVFEGVYNNARMLHFLTAVVGSTCDVRVKNGAVYEGIFKTLSSQCELAVDAVHKCSDGDGGGGGEEGGGGGAPSSAPKIEEITDTMIFSPSDLVTMTCRDVDLNFAVRDTFTDSSISSSRVNGDHREKVLQRWDGGGNGENFELESDNSNGWDASEMFRLNEEAYGIKSTYDSSLSMYTMPLERGSSEVYRQREARASRLASEIEGGVQYRQRVSLENDEGRSEEEKYSSVVREREERAREGFSSSVRDGKYVPRARDSGPSAGGVRPGGSGQSAAPSSSRHPPPGPSSSHPSQSSPPAAGSPPCTNHILPHSLSHPQALAHTSRSSVNGVALRTSPKSQRLQRNLRPLNCQSSPAVTRPPKPEAPPQDLPLTVPAYLDSSPSPATKPSDPTPLFPVDVNEILAAKERAESLSAPQEVKSSKAHTVQQRSQLDELRKFGKEFRLQPSFSCSAPPPPSSSPSSSSSPSSSSSSSSSPAPPKPVAPPTTEAAPPNTAALNLLPGPQASGPEGPQVGGALPPPRSAEDSSEPAETAAVQVKNSTLNPNAKEFLPIKGNSATKPATTPTPRPTPPSPSVLLPSPGPQGGCALYSSPPGHYLSYMSPITIQGHSLQAPPPMYQYTMSAVNQGKYPRPKAPLVGPPRPDHHASAASSLMSAAASAAGPPLVASPYPLSYLQYGQVIQAMAPYHHGQTVYSMLQGGGARMLQGGGAPQQMGPGPQFPGQAEGQQGPQQALYAPQSFSHHSSSMLRPQPSSTPTGNQPQHSSPSPGLSHGLGGGPQPQSMFHSAGLAAPQGHTPPQASYAMQSFSLPGHGFPPMGQLTQAHVTGGMSGPHHSAGHGPPPLMLHYAPPQQGNSPNPQHGPPTQQGAPQHFYIGPAQALQLQAHPTQQLSFHPSTN